Proteins encoded within one genomic window of Kibdelosporangium phytohabitans:
- a CDS encoding DUF3499 domain-containing protein → MRNVRRCSRTGCVNPAVATLTYAYADSTAVVGPLATYSEPHSYDLCEEHAMRLTAPRGWDVVRYDGEFAAPEPSHDDLTALAEAVREAGRPDRPVDAPDVNAGSGRRGHLRVLPDPVAE, encoded by the coding sequence GTGCGGAATGTGCGGCGTTGTTCGCGGACCGGGTGCGTGAATCCGGCCGTCGCGACGCTGACCTACGCCTATGCGGACTCCACCGCTGTAGTCGGCCCGCTCGCGACGTACTCCGAACCGCATAGCTACGACCTATGCGAAGAGCACGCGATGCGGCTGACCGCCCCACGGGGCTGGGACGTGGTCAGGTACGACGGCGAATTCGCCGCGCCGGAGCCGTCCCATGACGATCTGACCGCCCTCGCCGAGGCGGTGCGCGAGGCCGGGCGGCCCGACCGGCCCGTCGACGCGCCCGACGTGAACGCGGGTTCGGGGCGGCGCGGCCACCTGCGGGTCCTGCCCGATCCCGTCGCCGAGTAA
- a CDS encoding metallopeptidase family protein: MRGPLYPSTLPAASTRAEKFDALVLDALEPIEARWRTELTKLDVAVDDVPEIEAAGSPPQDGVLADSGVPLARLVPAGMDRRGNPTSARIVLYRRPLEARAKDSAELADLVHDVLVEQVANYLSVDPDAIEGGS; the protein is encoded by the coding sequence ATGCGCGGGCCGCTGTACCCGTCGACGCTCCCTGCCGCGAGCACTCGCGCGGAGAAGTTCGACGCGCTCGTGCTCGACGCGCTCGAGCCCATCGAGGCACGGTGGCGCACCGAGCTGACCAAGCTGGACGTCGCGGTCGACGATGTCCCGGAGATCGAGGCAGCCGGTTCCCCGCCGCAGGACGGCGTGCTGGCCGACAGCGGCGTCCCGCTTGCCCGTCTGGTGCCCGCGGGCATGGACCGGCGCGGAAACCCCACGAGCGCGCGGATCGTGCTCTACCGGCGGCCGTTGGAGGCCCGTGCGAAGGACAGCGCGGAGCTGGCGGACCTCGTGCACGACGTGTTGGTCGAGCAGGTCGCGAACTACCTGAGCGTCGACCCGGACGCCATCGAAGGCGGCTCGTGA
- a CDS encoding glycosyltransferase, translated as MRPQLRTVPVFAVLVCHDGEEWLRLALSALRRSTPMPRHVVAVDTGSLDGTAKLLAASEDVLDGVITLDRAASFGDAVSQALAYGKERWGDPGGWLWLLHDDSAPDQHCLGTLLTAAELSPSAGVLGPVAVDWHEQRLVVEAGLSTDASGHRQTGIGSGEAVRANQIEQSSEVLAVPSSGLLVRRELWERLGGFDSAVPGLFDDIDFGWRANRSGVVALCVPAARIRHARARRAENVRSRANGIRTFLVNSALISFLVGVPRLVVLSLLRALGFLLIRRISRARAEFVAAGRLLGGRMRLLRGRRDRRELGPNSSVRGLFTSRFTRLRNTFRGAVTYLVRRRVEADAALGEAPGNVWVPPEDLHRPIGPDALPAGALGRNKVRRAAGLRRPPAAVAVSVPVIPKFGTGPKVRRPSPRPRPSPVPRDGSPAPQPEVLLVQVDRGRVLKQILLAPPVLLVLALVAVGLVVNSDRLGLSMSGGRLLPATDLWAEYLAGWHAVSGGTASPAPAALAVLGILGGKAGLLLLGDLPLAGLSAYLATRKMAVRRGVRAVVAGVYALLPPAVAAVSQGRLDAVVVHILLPLVVSGIVSVLAGASRSWLSVAAGSSLGLAVIGAFSPLVHVIVLACALGGFVLVGGQRGDGRRRAAALFAIVLLPLALLLPWPAVLIQNPGIVVHGVGAWVPPGADFGSFVLMIVVAVVVLIGLVVQPGRGSLPGLGLLVLGIAAVALVRFVPMAPVSGGAPQQGWLGTPLIVVGWGLLWALAGSAPRPRPAVAVGAGALAVLAGGAVLLGRDGPVTAGDGARLGATPARELAETGRGVLVLARGDEPARQAAGRMPQFGDDDLIPVASARTRIQRWDNDFRSDVPEVARAAAAAAATAGVLFVVLPDQAAGTRLRAAAGDLVSPTTSTSDGRPVFRLQPAAGRAVLLAPEPAKQAVTGGNPPTTLGAGGIVPVDAGPPEAAVRVSDGSEGRLLVIAAAEEPGWRADVNGRQVPVVRAWGNLVGVAVPARSADIRVEYSSGLRAFLLLIQGAALLFTLLTAIPSRRKTS; from the coding sequence GTGCGCCCACAGCTCAGGACTGTGCCCGTGTTCGCGGTCCTGGTCTGCCACGACGGCGAGGAGTGGCTGCGCCTGGCGTTGTCGGCGTTGCGACGCAGCACGCCGATGCCCCGGCACGTGGTCGCGGTCGACACCGGCTCGCTGGACGGCACGGCGAAACTGCTCGCTGCCAGCGAAGACGTTCTCGACGGCGTGATCACGCTCGACCGGGCGGCGAGTTTCGGTGACGCCGTTTCGCAAGCGCTTGCGTACGGCAAGGAGCGCTGGGGCGATCCCGGCGGCTGGCTGTGGCTGCTGCACGACGACAGCGCGCCCGACCAACATTGTCTCGGCACCTTGCTGACGGCGGCGGAACTGTCGCCGTCGGCCGGTGTGCTCGGCCCGGTCGCGGTCGACTGGCACGAGCAGCGGCTGGTCGTCGAAGCCGGTTTGTCGACCGACGCGTCCGGCCACCGGCAGACCGGCATCGGTTCCGGTGAGGCGGTCAGGGCCAACCAGATCGAGCAGAGCAGCGAAGTGCTCGCGGTCCCGTCGTCGGGTCTGCTGGTACGCCGTGAGCTGTGGGAACGGCTCGGCGGTTTCGATTCGGCCGTTCCCGGTCTGTTTGATGACATCGATTTCGGGTGGCGGGCCAATCGGTCCGGAGTCGTCGCATTGTGCGTGCCAGCCGCACGGATTCGACACGCCCGGGCGCGACGCGCCGAGAATGTGCGGTCAAGGGCGAACGGGATACGCACATTCCTCGTGAATTCGGCGTTGATTTCGTTTCTGGTCGGCGTTCCCCGCCTGGTTGTGCTGAGCCTGCTGCGCGCGCTCGGATTCCTGCTGATCCGCCGCATTTCACGGGCGCGTGCCGAATTCGTCGCGGCAGGCCGTCTGCTGGGCGGCCGGATGAGGCTGCTGCGCGGACGCCGTGACCGGCGGGAACTCGGACCCAACAGCAGTGTGCGCGGGTTGTTCACCAGTCGCTTCACGCGGCTGCGCAACACGTTCCGCGGGGCGGTCACGTACCTCGTGCGCCGCAGGGTGGAAGCCGACGCGGCGCTGGGGGAGGCGCCGGGCAACGTCTGGGTGCCGCCGGAGGACCTGCACCGCCCGATCGGTCCGGACGCGCTCCCGGCGGGTGCCCTTGGCCGCAACAAAGTCCGCCGAGCCGCCGGGCTGCGCCGCCCGCCGGCGGCGGTCGCGGTGTCGGTCCCGGTCATTCCGAAGTTCGGCACCGGACCGAAGGTCAGGCGGCCCAGTCCGCGCCCCCGCCCGTCGCCCGTGCCGCGGGACGGCAGCCCGGCGCCGCAACCGGAAGTCCTGCTCGTCCAAGTCGATCGCGGCCGTGTGCTCAAACAGATCCTCCTGGCGCCACCGGTGCTGCTGGTGCTGGCGTTGGTCGCGGTCGGACTCGTGGTCAACTCCGACCGGCTGGGCCTGTCGATGAGCGGGGGCAGGCTGCTGCCCGCGACCGACCTCTGGGCGGAGTACCTCGCCGGATGGCACGCCGTATCAGGCGGAACGGCCTCGCCTGCGCCCGCGGCCCTTGCGGTACTGGGGATCCTTGGCGGCAAGGCGGGCCTGCTGCTGCTCGGCGACCTGCCGCTGGCCGGGCTGAGTGCTTATCTCGCGACTCGGAAAATGGCTGTGCGGCGCGGTGTTCGCGCTGTCGTCGCCGGTGTGTACGCGTTGCTGCCGCCCGCGGTCGCAGCGGTGTCGCAGGGCAGGCTGGACGCCGTCGTCGTGCACATCCTGCTGCCACTGGTGGTTTCCGGGATCGTTTCCGTGCTGGCGGGGGCGTCGCGGTCGTGGCTGTCGGTCGCCGCCGGGTCGTCGCTCGGGCTCGCCGTGATCGGTGCGTTCTCGCCGCTGGTGCACGTGATCGTCCTGGCGTGCGCGCTCGGCGGGTTCGTGCTCGTCGGCGGGCAGCGCGGGGACGGCAGGCGCCGTGCCGCCGCGTTGTTCGCGATCGTGTTGCTGCCACTGGCTTTGCTGCTGCCGTGGCCGGCCGTGCTGATCCAGAACCCGGGCATCGTCGTGCACGGAGTCGGCGCGTGGGTGCCGCCGGGCGCGGATTTCGGCTCGTTCGTGCTCATGATCGTGGTCGCCGTTGTGGTGCTGATCGGGCTCGTCGTCCAGCCGGGGCGTGGATCGTTGCCCGGTTTGGGACTGCTCGTGCTCGGGATCGCGGCCGTCGCGCTCGTGCGGTTCGTGCCGATGGCTCCGGTCAGTGGCGGTGCGCCGCAACAGGGTTGGCTCGGGACGCCGCTGATCGTGGTCGGCTGGGGGCTGCTGTGGGCGCTGGCCGGGTCCGCGCCTCGCCCGCGTCCGGCCGTGGCCGTCGGCGCCGGCGCGCTCGCCGTCCTGGCGGGCGGTGCGGTCCTGCTCGGCCGTGACGGGCCGGTGACCGCGGGCGACGGCGCCCGGTTGGGTGCGACGCCCGCGCGTGAGCTCGCGGAGACCGGGCGCGGTGTGCTGGTGCTCGCGCGTGGCGACGAGCCGGCCCGGCAGGCGGCGGGCCGGATGCCGCAGTTCGGCGACGACGACCTCATCCCGGTGGCCTCGGCCCGTACCCGGATCCAGCGCTGGGACAACGACTTCCGCTCGGACGTGCCGGAGGTGGCCAGGGCCGCGGCCGCCGCGGCGGCGACCGCCGGTGTGCTGTTCGTGGTGCTGCCTGATCAGGCCGCGGGCACCCGTTTGCGGGCCGCGGCCGGTGACCTGGTCTCGCCGACAACGTCCACTTCGGACGGACGGCCGGTGTTCCGGCTGCAGCCCGCCGCGGGCCGCGCCGTCCTGCTGGCCCCCGAACCGGCCAAGCAGGCGGTTACTGGCGGCAACCCGCCGACTACGCTTGGTGCGGGCGGGATCGTGCCCGTCGACGCGGGACCGCCCGAGGCCGCCGTCCGCGTGTCCGACGGATCGGAAGGACGCCTGCTGGTCATCGCAGCCGCGGAGGAACCGGGCTGGCGCGCGGACGTCAACGGCCGCCAAGTGCCCGTGGTCCGTGCGTGGGGCAACCTCGTCGGCGTCGCCGTGCCCGCGCGCTCGGCGGACATCCGAGTGGAGTACTCCTCGGGCCTGCGCGCGTTCCTGCTGCTGATCCAGGGCGCGGCCCTGCTGTTCACACTCCTGACCGCCATCCCCAGCCGCAGAAAGACCTCGTGA
- a CDS encoding WhiB family transcriptional regulator, which translates to MADEGDRVVEWGDAPTEDLGVLVHLFDAAEDEQEWQERALCAQTDPEAFFPEKGGSTREAKRICQGCEVRSECLEYALGHDERFGIWGGLSERERRKLKKRAI; encoded by the coding sequence ATGGCTGACGAAGGGGACCGAGTCGTGGAATGGGGGGACGCGCCGACTGAGGATCTGGGCGTCCTTGTACATCTCTTCGACGCGGCGGAGGACGAGCAGGAGTGGCAGGAGCGCGCGCTGTGCGCCCAGACCGATCCTGAGGCGTTCTTCCCGGAGAAGGGCGGCTCGACCAGAGAGGCCAAGCGGATCTGCCAGGGCTGCGAGGTGCGTTCCGAGTGCCTCGAGTACGCGCTCGGGCACGACGAGCGCTTCGGCATCTGGGGCGGCCTGTCCGAGCGGGAGCGCCGCAAGCTGAAGAAACGCGCGATCTAG
- a CDS encoding site-2 protease family protein, which produces MRTQHTRPSPLFLALLAVTIGGGVLTILESEFAYTTGVVILVLGGWAVSLCLHEFGHAIVAYRGGDREVAWKGYLTLDIRRYTDPLLSIVLPLIFLLIGGIPLPGGAVWINHHALRNKRVESWVSLAGPLSNLALGVLLILSVQLFMPGELTPLSAGLSFLAFLQIFAFLLNILPIPGLDGWGAIQPYLSYKTQVFGHKAAQWAPLILFAALIGLPGVGSAFYEVILSIFEAVGGSGYAAALGRHTFMFWL; this is translated from the coding sequence GTGCGGACACAACACACTCGGCCCAGCCCGCTGTTCCTCGCGTTGCTCGCGGTGACCATCGGCGGCGGCGTGCTGACCATTCTCGAAAGTGAGTTCGCCTACACCACCGGTGTGGTGATCCTGGTTCTCGGTGGGTGGGCGGTCTCACTCTGCCTGCACGAGTTCGGCCACGCCATTGTGGCCTACCGCGGCGGAGACCGCGAGGTGGCGTGGAAGGGCTACCTGACGCTCGACATCCGGCGCTACACCGACCCGCTGCTGAGCATCGTGCTGCCGCTGATCTTCCTGCTGATCGGCGGGATCCCGTTGCCGGGCGGCGCGGTCTGGATCAACCACCACGCGTTGCGCAACAAGCGCGTGGAGTCGTGGGTGTCGCTGGCCGGTCCGCTGTCCAACCTCGCGCTCGGCGTTCTGCTGATCCTGTCCGTGCAGCTGTTCATGCCCGGCGAGCTCACGCCGCTGTCGGCCGGACTGTCCTTTTTGGCCTTCCTGCAGATCTTCGCGTTCCTGCTGAACATCCTGCCGATCCCCGGCCTGGACGGGTGGGGCGCGATCCAGCCGTACCTGTCGTACAAGACCCAGGTCTTCGGGCACAAGGCGGCGCAGTGGGCGCCGCTGATCCTGTTCGCGGCCCTGATCGGCCTGCCCGGCGTCGGCTCCGCGTTCTACGAGGTGATCCTGTCAATCTTCGAGGCGGTCGGCGGATCCGGTTACGCCGCCGCGCTCGGGCGCCACACGTTCATGTTCTGGCTGTGA
- a CDS encoding helix-turn-helix transcriptional regulator: protein MSNELGEFLRTRRARITPEEVGLPRAGRRRVPGLRRDELARLAGVSVEYYTRLEQGRSPNVSEPVLDAIANALSLNETEREHLRILVRPARRARPSPRGARVRPAVRMMLDQMDRMPAFVFGPTLDVLAWNRLGDAISGYSATDRPNLCRTVFLDPGARDFYPQWACVAEDTVAVLRWMATRDPGAPGLATLIGELSLHSQEFRDLWAKHDVKEKTAGAKRMNHPIAGELDLFYESFPLPGQATDMVLVTYVAEPGSPTAEKLSLLASWSQPEHERVAPERGGVTGSADRLED, encoded by the coding sequence GTGAGCAATGAGCTGGGTGAGTTCCTCAGGACCCGCAGGGCGCGGATCACGCCGGAGGAAGTCGGGTTGCCGCGGGCGGGACGGCGGCGGGTCCCCGGGCTGCGGCGCGACGAACTCGCGCGGCTGGCGGGCGTCAGCGTCGAGTACTACACCCGGCTTGAACAGGGACGCAGCCCGAACGTGTCCGAACCGGTGCTGGACGCCATCGCGAACGCGTTGTCCCTGAACGAAACCGAGCGCGAGCACCTGCGTATCCTTGTGCGCCCCGCGCGGCGCGCGCGCCCGTCGCCGCGCGGGGCCCGAGTCCGGCCGGCCGTGCGGATGATGCTCGACCAGATGGACCGGATGCCCGCGTTCGTCTTCGGGCCGACGCTCGATGTGCTGGCGTGGAACCGGCTCGGCGACGCCATCAGCGGGTACTCCGCCACCGACCGCCCCAACCTGTGCCGGACGGTGTTCCTCGACCCCGGCGCGCGGGATTTCTATCCACAATGGGCATGCGTCGCCGAGGACACCGTCGCCGTCCTGCGCTGGATGGCCACGCGCGATCCCGGCGCGCCCGGCCTGGCCACCCTGATCGGCGAGCTGTCGCTGCACAGCCAGGAATTCCGCGATCTGTGGGCAAAGCACGACGTCAAGGAGAAGACCGCGGGCGCCAAGCGGATGAACCACCCCATCGCCGGCGAGCTCGACCTGTTCTACGAGAGCTTCCCGCTGCCCGGCCAGGCCACTGACATGGTGCTCGTCACGTACGTGGCCGAGCCGGGCTCGCCGACCGCGGAGAAGCTGTCGTTGCTGGCCAGTTGGTCACAGCCAGAACATGAACGTGTGGCGCCCGAGCGCGGCGGCGTAACCGGATCCGCCGACCGCCTCGAAGATTGA
- a CDS encoding SDR family oxidoreductase: MTYENLAGRTAVVTGAASGIGAAVATALADNGARVALLARRSDRIEELAATLNANGGQAIAVTADVTSDASVTGAAERIHSVFDRVDLVVNNAGVMIPEPIDTASTGNWQRMIDTNVTGVLRVLRAFTPDLTADGHADLVNISSIGAHEYFKDYAVYGATKAAVTYLSRSLRAELGPAGVRVTNIEPGLVRSELRDDITGDAAAFLDDWIAEAGILAAEDLADVVAYVTSRPAHVNLRQLVALPATQF; the protein is encoded by the coding sequence ATGACATACGAGAACCTGGCAGGGCGTACCGCGGTGGTCACCGGCGCGGCGAGCGGAATCGGTGCGGCAGTCGCGACGGCACTGGCGGACAACGGCGCCCGCGTCGCGCTCCTGGCCCGCCGCAGTGACCGGATCGAAGAGCTCGCGGCCACACTGAACGCCAACGGCGGACAAGCGATCGCCGTGACGGCTGACGTGACCTCGGACGCATCGGTCACCGGCGCGGCCGAGCGGATCCACTCGGTGTTCGACCGCGTGGACCTGGTCGTGAACAACGCCGGTGTGATGATCCCCGAGCCGATCGACACGGCGTCGACCGGCAACTGGCAACGGATGATCGACACGAACGTGACGGGCGTGCTGCGGGTCCTGCGGGCCTTCACGCCGGACCTGACCGCCGACGGGCACGCGGATCTGGTGAACATCTCGTCGATCGGCGCGCACGAGTACTTCAAGGACTACGCGGTCTACGGCGCCACGAAGGCGGCGGTGACCTACCTGTCGAGGTCGCTGCGCGCCGAACTCGGCCCGGCCGGGGTCCGCGTGACGAACATCGAGCCCGGCCTCGTGCGGAGCGAACTGCGGGACGACATCACCGGCGACGCGGCGGCGTTCCTGGACGACTGGATCGCCGAGGCGGGCATCCTGGCCGCCGAGGACCTCGCTGACGTGGTCGCCTACGTCACCAGCCGTCCCGCGCACGTGAACCTGCGCCAGCTCGTCGCGCTGCCGGCCACGCAGTTCTGA
- the cofD gene encoding 2-phospho-L-lactate transferase, which yields MKVVVVVGGVGGARFLLGVKALLGLPAVGPGESPHEITAVVNTGDDVWMHGLRICPDLDTCMYTLGGGIDTERGWGQKGETWVVKEQLAAYGADPDWFGLGDKDIATHLVRTRMLRAGYPLSAVTEALCDRWKPGVRLLPMTDDRVETHVVVDTPEDERKAVHFQEWWVRYQAKLPAHSIVPVGADEAEPAPGVLDAIGEADVVLFAPSNPVVSVGTVLAVPGLRDALRKTDGMVVGISPIIGGKPLRGMADACLSAIGVETSSQAVGRYYGSRQCSDDGVLDAWLVHTGEAADVPGVAVRAVPLLMSDVDATAEMVRAALEMAGLEA from the coding sequence GTGAAGGTCGTCGTTGTTGTTGGTGGGGTCGGCGGGGCCCGTTTCCTGCTGGGCGTCAAGGCGCTGCTCGGACTGCCCGCGGTGGGTCCCGGTGAGTCCCCGCACGAGATCACCGCTGTGGTGAACACCGGTGACGATGTGTGGATGCACGGGCTGCGGATCTGCCCTGACCTCGATACGTGCATGTACACCCTTGGCGGCGGGATCGACACCGAGCGGGGGTGGGGGCAGAAGGGCGAGACGTGGGTGGTCAAGGAGCAGCTCGCCGCGTACGGCGCCGACCCCGACTGGTTCGGGCTCGGTGACAAGGACATCGCCACCCACCTGGTCCGGACGCGGATGCTGCGTGCCGGGTATCCGCTCTCCGCGGTCACGGAGGCGTTGTGCGACCGGTGGAAGCCCGGTGTGCGGCTGCTGCCGATGACCGACGACCGGGTGGAGACCCACGTCGTGGTCGACACACCGGAAGACGAGCGCAAAGCCGTCCACTTCCAGGAGTGGTGGGTGCGCTACCAGGCGAAACTGCCCGCGCACTCGATCGTCCCCGTCGGTGCCGACGAAGCCGAGCCCGCGCCGGGCGTGCTCGACGCGATCGGCGAGGCGGATGTCGTCCTGTTCGCCCCGTCCAACCCCGTCGTCAGCGTCGGCACGGTGCTGGCGGTCCCGGGTCTGCGGGACGCGCTGCGCAAGACCGACGGCATGGTGGTCGGGATCTCGCCGATCATCGGCGGGAAGCCGTTGCGGGGCATGGCGGACGCCTGCCTGAGCGCGATCGGTGTCGAGACCAGCTCGCAGGCTGTCGGCCGGTACTACGGCTCGCGCCAGTGCTCCGACGACGGCGTGCTCGACGCGTGGCTGGTGCACACCGGCGAGGCCGCTGACGTGCCCGGGGTGGCCGTCCGCGCGGTTCCGTTGCTGATGTCGGATGTGGACGCCACCGCCGAGATGGTCCGTGCCGCACTGGAGATGGCGGGGCTCGAAGCATGA
- a CDS encoding coenzyme F420-0:L-glutamate ligase translates to MSDHASAGNITVMGVTGLPEFRPGDDLAGAVADAAPWLENGDIVVVTSKIVSKVEGRLVAVTGDADARDAERRRLVEAEAVRVIARKNRTLITENKLGIVQAASGIDASNVAGDELALLPADPDASAAALRAGLRDRLGVDVAVLITDTMGRAWRVGQTDAAIGSSGLRVLHKYAGQIDRQGNELVVTEVAVADELAGAADLVKGKTGGMPVAVVRGFAVTDDGSTARDLIRPTGEDLFRLGTEEALAQGRSEAVLVRRSIRFYTDEPIPEDAIRKAVGVALTAPAPHHTKPVRFVHVKERRKELLDAMRAQWRADLAADGWSRERIDRRVKRGDLLYGAKEIVLPFLVREGAHTYPDPQRAEAERTMFTIAGGAAVQGLLVALAAEGIGSCWVSSTIFCAPVVREVLGLPDEWEPLGAVAVGYPADGPLAPRPPREPGDAFTQA, encoded by the coding sequence ATGAGCGACCACGCGAGCGCCGGGAACATCACGGTGATGGGCGTGACCGGGCTGCCGGAGTTCCGTCCGGGTGACGACCTGGCCGGTGCCGTCGCCGACGCCGCTCCCTGGCTGGAGAACGGCGACATCGTCGTCGTGACGAGCAAGATCGTGTCCAAAGTCGAGGGTCGGCTGGTCGCGGTGACCGGCGACGCCGATGCCCGGGACGCCGAGCGCCGGCGGCTGGTCGAAGCCGAGGCCGTGCGCGTCATCGCCCGCAAGAACCGGACCCTGATCACCGAGAACAAGCTGGGCATCGTGCAGGCCGCGTCCGGCATCGACGCGTCCAATGTGGCCGGTGACGAACTCGCCCTGCTGCCCGCGGACCCGGACGCGTCGGCGGCCGCGTTGCGCGCCGGGCTGCGGGACCGGCTCGGCGTCGACGTCGCGGTCCTGATCACGGACACCATGGGCCGCGCGTGGCGGGTGGGCCAGACCGATGCCGCGATCGGCTCGTCCGGTCTGCGCGTGCTGCACAAGTACGCGGGACAGATCGACCGCCAGGGCAACGAGCTCGTGGTCACCGAGGTCGCCGTCGCCGACGAGCTCGCGGGCGCGGCGGACCTGGTGAAGGGCAAAACCGGTGGGATGCCGGTCGCGGTCGTGCGCGGCTTCGCGGTCACCGACGACGGCTCGACCGCCCGTGACCTGATCCGGCCGACCGGCGAGGACCTCTTCCGGCTCGGCACGGAGGAAGCGCTGGCCCAGGGCCGCTCCGAGGCCGTGCTGGTGCGCCGCTCGATCCGGTTCTACACCGACGAGCCGATCCCCGAGGACGCGATCCGCAAGGCTGTCGGCGTCGCGCTGACCGCGCCGGCGCCGCACCACACGAAGCCCGTGCGGTTCGTGCACGTCAAGGAGCGCCGCAAGGAGCTCCTCGACGCGATGCGCGCCCAGTGGCGTGCCGACCTCGCGGCGGACGGCTGGTCGCGTGAGCGGATCGACCGCCGCGTCAAACGCGGCGATCTGCTGTACGGAGCAAAGGAAATCGTCCTGCCTTTCCTGGTTCGCGAAGGTGCGCACACGTACCCGGACCCGCAGCGGGCCGAAGCCGAACGGACGATGTTCACCATCGCCGGTGGCGCGGCCGTGCAGGGCCTGCTGGTCGCGCTGGCGGCCGAGGGCATCGGGTCGTGCTGGGTCTCGTCGACCATCTTCTGCGCGCCTGTCGTACGCGAAGTCCTCGGTCTGCCCGACGAGTGGGAACCGCTCGGCGCGGTCGCGGTCGGCTACCCGGCCGACGGTCCGCTCGCGCCCCGCCCGCCCCGCGAGCCGGGCGACGCCTTCACGCAGGCCTGA
- a CDS encoding NUDIX hydrolase → MGVHADAMTVLGNWKPNDPHQESLRQAYLGFLAAREDSCDRSCAAGHITASAVVLDGDKVLLTLHPRVGKWLQLGGHCEPEDGTLAGAALREATEESGIDGLTIDPTPIHLEVHPITCSLGVPTRHFDVRFAVHAPAGARAVRSDESDDLRWWPVSEVPNAELMPMIDVATSRGSHAARNGDRAGAS, encoded by the coding sequence GTGGGTGTACACGCCGATGCGATGACCGTGCTGGGCAACTGGAAGCCGAACGACCCCCACCAGGAGTCGTTGCGGCAGGCATACCTGGGTTTCCTCGCGGCGCGGGAGGATTCCTGCGACCGCTCGTGCGCCGCCGGGCACATCACGGCATCCGCCGTGGTCCTCGACGGTGACAAGGTCCTGCTGACGCTGCATCCCCGTGTGGGCAAGTGGTTGCAGCTCGGCGGGCACTGCGAGCCGGAGGACGGGACGCTGGCCGGTGCCGCGCTGCGGGAGGCGACCGAGGAGTCCGGGATCGACGGTCTGACGATCGACCCGACCCCGATCCACCTCGAAGTCCACCCGATCACGTGCTCGCTCGGGGTGCCGACGCGGCACTTCGACGTGCGCTTCGCCGTCCACGCCCCAGCGGGCGCGCGGGCGGTGCGCAGCGACGAGTCCGACGACCTGCGCTGGTGGCCGGTCAGCGAGGTGCCCAACGCCGAGCTGATGCCGATGATCGACGTGGCTACATCGCGCGGTAGTCACGCGGCGAGAAACGGGGACCGCGCCGGGGCTTCGTGA
- a CDS encoding DNA-3-methyladenine glycosylase family protein, giving the protein MSVRVWRPGYELDLGSILRPLQRGGGDPTYGRTPGGAVFRATNTPCGPGTLAVRRVGGEVHAEAWGEGAEWLLDGLPALLGVADDPSDFQAHHDIVAEARRRMPGLRLGSTGRVWDLLVPSILEQKVTGREAFRSFRELCLRFGVVAPGPMPLRVPPTPKALMSITDWEWHKAGVDGARRRALIAAAQVAGRLEKAAELKGAEGRALLRKVPGIGVWTAAEVAQRAWGDPDAVSFGDYHIPGNVGYALVGKPLDDAGMYEVLAPYAPQRQRAVRYIEATGITKPRRGPRFSPRDYRAM; this is encoded by the coding sequence ATGTCGGTCCGTGTCTGGCGGCCCGGGTACGAGCTCGACCTGGGGTCCATCCTGCGCCCGCTCCAGCGCGGCGGCGGTGACCCCACGTACGGGCGGACGCCGGGTGGCGCGGTGTTCCGTGCCACGAACACGCCGTGTGGCCCGGGCACGTTGGCTGTCCGCCGAGTCGGCGGCGAGGTGCACGCCGAGGCGTGGGGAGAGGGCGCCGAGTGGTTGCTGGACGGCCTGCCCGCGTTGCTGGGTGTGGCCGACGATCCGTCGGACTTCCAGGCGCACCACGACATCGTGGCCGAGGCGCGCCGCAGGATGCCGGGCCTCCGGCTGGGCAGCACTGGCCGTGTCTGGGACCTGCTCGTGCCGTCGATCCTGGAGCAGAAGGTCACCGGCAGGGAAGCGTTCCGGTCGTTTCGCGAGTTGTGCCTCCGGTTCGGGGTGGTCGCGCCGGGGCCGATGCCGCTGCGCGTCCCGCCGACGCCGAAGGCCCTGATGTCGATCACCGACTGGGAGTGGCACAAGGCCGGTGTGGACGGTGCACGGCGCCGCGCGCTGATCGCGGCGGCGCAGGTCGCCGGGCGCCTGGAGAAGGCAGCCGAGCTCAAGGGCGCCGAGGGCCGTGCGCTGCTGCGCAAGGTGCCGGGGATCGGTGTGTGGACGGCCGCGGAGGTGGCGCAACGCGCGTGGGGAGACCCGGACGCGGTCAGCTTCGGCGACTACCACATTCCCGGCAACGTCGGATATGCCTTGGTGGGCAAGCCCTTGGACGACGCGGGCATGTACGAGGTGCTCGCGCCGTATGCGCCGCAACGGCAACGCGCCGTGCGCTACATCGAAGCCACCGGGATCACGAAGCCCCGGCGCGGTCCCCGTTTCTCGCCGCGTGACTACCGCGCGATGTAG